AGAGCTTCAGGCGTCGCAGGACGAATTGGCGCATATCAATGAAAATCTTGAGCAATTGGTTGAGCAGCGAACGCAAGAGCTGAGGGATTCTCATACGCAGTTGATTCAGTCGGAGAAAATGAGCTCGCTTGGGCAAATGGTGGCCGGACTTGCGCATGAAATCAACACACCGCTTGCGTTTGTTCAGAGCAATGTTTTTGAGTTAAAATCAGCCCAAAAAAGAATTGACCGATCTTGCCGAGCGCTTTATTTAAAAACCCATCATGCGTTGATGGATAACGATTCCGGCCTTGGAGAGCTGTTAATCGAGAATCATTCGGTTTTGGAGGCGGTAAACATCGATTACTTCAAGGAAGGCACGCGGCTTTTCAACGAGTCGTATGAAGGGTTGGAGCGAATCAAAGATTTGATTATCAACCTCAAGAACTTCTCGCGACTTGATGAAGCCGATATGAAAGATACCGACATTAACGCTTCGTTGGAGTCGACTTTGAAGATTGCTCACAATTTCCTCAAGCACCGGGTCACGGTAGAGAAGGAATACGGCGATCTGCCGATTGTCAGATGCTATCCATCGCAGCTCAACCAAGTGTTTTTAAACTTGATCACCAACGCGGCTCAGGCCTGCGAAAAGCAAAGCCAATCGGACACAAAAGGCGTCATTGCGCTGCGAACCACCTACACCGACGGCAAAGTCATCATTGATGTAGCGGATAACGGCGCTGGAATTGCACCTGAAAATCTGAAGAAAATTTTTGAACCGTTCTTTACAACCAAGCCCATCGGCAGCGGCACCGGACTTGGGTTATCTATTGTCTACAAAATCATCGAACAGCATAACGGCACGATTACAGTTGATAGTGAGGTTGGCAAAGGTACAACATTTCGCATTACCTTGCCTTTGGCTGTTGCCAAGCAGCAGCGTGTTAGCATGTTTGCTGATGAGTAAGGGATAATAGACATCAACATCAGCATTTAACGAAACCATCAGAAGAAACAAACGGATATGCATACCATTTTATTTGTTGATGATGAACCCTCCATTTTGTCATCATTGTCGTTTTTATTTAAGCGGACTTACAATGTGCTAACCGCAGAGAGCGGCCCGGAGGCATTGAAACTCTTTAAGAATCAAGAATCGCCGATTCATGTTATCGTCAGCGACCAGCGCATGCCGGATATGTTGGGCGTGGAATTGCTTCGCGAGGTGAAGAAAATTTCGCCTTCTACCATGCGTATTTTGCTGACAGGCTATTCCGATTTGCAGTCGGTTATTGCGTCGGTGAATACCGGCGAGGTTTTTCGCTACATCAATAAGCCGTGGGACAATGACAAACTGCGCAACGCAGTTCATCAAGCGTGCCAGTTCTCGGATAGAGTCAAGCAGATTCGCGAGAGCATTTTGCCAAATAAATCTGCATTACAGCCGAATGTGGCGAAAACCGAAACGCATGTCCTTTTTATTGATCCGGATTTTGTCAACCGCCAGGCGCTAAGTTCGCTATTTCAAAATAATTACAAAGTTCACTTGGCCGGATCGGCAAGAGAGGCGTTTGCCATTTTGCAAAAGCATCCTATTGCGGTGATCACAACGGAGGCAAATCTATCCGACGTAGATGGCGCAGATTTCCTTGCGGCGGTGAAAAACATGTACCCAAGCATTGCCACCATTTTGCTGACCGATATACAAGATTCCATTTTGGCGATTCGGTTGATTAATGAAGGCAGTCTTTTTCGTTACTTGGTTAAGCCGTTTCGCCGCGACGCGCTCAAATCCACCATGTCGGAAGCCATTTCGTTGCATAGAACTGCAGATGAAAACCCGGAAGCAAGCGTCAAAACGCTTGAAGTAATGGAAGAGCCGCCTTTGCCCATTAACGACGCAAGCATGCAAGACACATTGGAGGCCGTTCGTAAAAGAATTCAGCAACGCAGCGGCTATTAATGGGAAGGTATCCCGATAATATTCGAAAGGTTACCCAACAGAAATGCTGGGTAACCAGCTGATAAAGCTTCAAAAAAAAAGATGGGCGTATGACATGCTCCTATTCTTGATAAAAAGAGCCTTACATCGCTTGGTTTAACACCTATTCACCGTCACCTCAATTGCAGGCAGGCTCCTAATTAATTTCATTCGGCCAATACCGGTAGCGGTAGCATGAATGCTATCGTCGGTTGCCTTTGTTCAAGCCAAAACCACGTCCAAACGCATGATGAAAAAAATAGCGATCCTTTTGTTTTCAGCGCTTTTGCTGTTATCGATCAAGTCCAACGCGCAAGCGCAGGACGCCACCATTGCGGAACTTCAAAAACAACTTGACGAGCTGAAGCGCGAGGTCAAAAGACTTGATGCGTCTTACGAAGAAGACAACGCCTTTCTTGACAAGTTGAAAAAATTAAAAATCAGCGGTTTCATTCAATCGCAATATCAGGTCGGGGAATCCGCCGGTGGGTTTAGCACATACGCCGGTGGCAATTTTGATGAAGGAACGCGCGATCGTTTCTTGGTGCGCAGAGGAAGACTTCGGCTTGATTATTCGTCGAGCTGGAGCACGTATGCCTTCCATATTGATGTCACTCAAGGTGGTGTGGTTATCAAGGATGTCTTTCTAACGGTCAAAGAGCCCTGGGTCAAATCTTTCTCTCTGACGGCTGGTTCGTTTAAATGGCCGTTTGGCTATCAAATTCTCTATCCAGCCCACCAGCGTCCGGCGCCGGAATGGAGTCGTGTTTTTGAGACCATTCTTCCAGCCGCACGCGATCTGGGCGCCATGCTTACGTATTCTCCAGAATCCGGTTGCTTGAGCTTTCTGACCGTCAATGCGGGGCTTTTCAACGGCACCGGCAATACGACCACCGAAAACGATCGCAACAAGGATTTTGTAGGACAAATAAAATTCGCGTTGCCTTTCAAGAAGCAGCATTTTACAGTCGACGGTGGCGTTTCTCTTTATGCCGGAAAAGTTACCTCAAACACGCGGTATATTTATGATGATGTCAGAAATGCGCAGTTTTCCATAGATTCTTCAGCCGGAAACATCGGAAAATGCTTTCAGCGCACCTACTATGGCGGCGATCTTCAGGTGTATTATGAGGTGCCAGGTTTGGGTCAGGCGGCTCTTAAGGGCGAATTTGCAACTGGCAAACAGCCTTCAACGGGCGCGTCGGCCAAATTCTATAAATCCACTTCTTCTTCCGACGCGCTGTACATGAGGAATTTCACCGGCTGGTGCGTCGATTATATTCAAAACATCGGCTCAAAAAATCAGCTGGTTTTAAGATATGATGAATTTGATCCGAACACCGATGCGGACAAAAACGATATAGGCGCGCCCGGCGCCAATTTTACGGCGGCTGACATCAAATATGCAACCGTCGGCCTTGGCTGGGTTTACTTCTGGGATGAATGTCTGAAGTTTACCGTCTATTATGATATGGTTACAAACGAAAAAGTAAATGCCGCAGCAACCGGCTCGCTGGCTTCCTATACAAAGGATATTCATGACAATGTGCTTACCGTTAGGTCGCAATTTAAGTTCTAATATAAACTGAACGATAAAGAAGCATTTTCCGACTGATCGCTTAAGTCGGTGAGGAATTTGAGCAAGTAAACCAAACCAAAAAGCCCCAACGCTGTTGGGTTTTTTTTTGTTCTCATCGGTTAGAATATGGCGCTTAGCAAAAGGGTGCTGCTTCCCTAACTAACGACATAGAAAATGTTGCCAAAAGGGCGCTTACTTTTTTTCATTTTCATCGGGGAAGAATTTTTTTGCGCAATCAGGACAGATGCCGTGCGTGAAGGTCGCATCGGAGTTTTCTTTCAAATACTTCTCGATTTTTTCCCAATAGCCTTGATCGGTTCGGATGTTTTTGCAGTGCGAGCAAATTGGAATTAACCCTTTGAGCGTTTTGACTTCGTTCAGCGCGCGGTGCAGTTTTTAAAATTAAGCGCCTGAGCTCAAACTGGTCTTGGCGGGCGTACAAAAACGCAACAGAAATCCCAAACAGTCCCAAAATCAAAATCGAAAAATGTGTGGCAATAATGGTTCCGATGTGCGAATTGCGATAAGTCATAATCGAATCGGCTGGAATGGAAACGCTGATGCCGCCACGAATATCGCCGATTTGATAGCCTTGTTCTTCATGGCATTTTAAGCATGGCTTTTCTG
Above is a window of Chloroherpeton thalassium ATCC 35110 DNA encoding:
- a CDS encoding response regulator, with translation MHTILFVDDEPSILSSLSFLFKRTYNVLTAESGPEALKLFKNQESPIHVIVSDQRMPDMLGVELLREVKKISPSTMRILLTGYSDLQSVIASVNTGEVFRYINKPWDNDKLRNAVHQACQFSDRVKQIRESILPNKSALQPNVAKTETHVLFIDPDFVNRQALSSLFQNNYKVHLAGSAREAFAILQKHPIAVITTEANLSDVDGADFLAAVKNMYPSIATILLTDIQDSILAIRLINEGSLFRYLVKPFRRDALKSTMSEAISLHRTADENPEASVKTLEVMEEPPLPINDASMQDTLEAVRKRIQQRSGY
- a CDS encoding ATP-binding protein, producing the protein MNDQAQTSASKAARIQSNKYRELFLYAFLIVFLAVGLLVVNYIIANKGKEDGKLIEIAGQQRIHAGKIAKAIIEIRLKTLTDEPYVDQVRNMAEEYDQYNEIDNALRNGGVVTESSGKRIQFEPITDDSAKAIFQRIDETWNVYKEAVELILTTKHEYLDSLYIDENELVGEELESLSLAQIGEFASKQMNAMYKSQELMMSRLTEISSERAKTYQQIQVIGAILLAVVFLFSIIRVRSSLQSQDREIKRYADGLEDLVKKRTQELQASQDELKKYSDDLENLVEKRTQELQASQDELAHINENLEQLVEQRTQELRDSHTQLIQSEKMSSLGQMVAGLAHEINTPLAFVQSNVFELKSAQKRIDRSCRALYLKTHHALMDNDSGLGELLIENHSVLEAVNIDYFKEGTRLFNESYEGLERIKDLIINLKNFSRLDEADMKDTDINASLESTLKIAHNFLKHRVTVEKEYGDLPIVRCYPSQLNQVFLNLITNAAQACEKQSQSDTKGVIALRTTYTDGKVIIDVADNGAGIAPENLKKIFEPFFTTKPIGSGTGLGLSIVYKIIEQHNGTITVDSEVGKGTTFRITLPLAVAKQQRVSMFADE